A region of Subtercola boreus DNA encodes the following proteins:
- a CDS encoding WhiB family transcriptional regulator: MQPAGSQFSSLKRASGVPDDWFVDPVLLGVPGVRQVDDNPLAWQTDSLCAQTDPEAFFPEKGGSTRDAKRICQTCEVKSQCLEYALQNDERFGIWGGLSERERRKLRKQAG; the protein is encoded by the coding sequence TTGCAGCCCGCAGGTTCGCAGTTCAGTTCGCTCAAGCGAGCGAGCGGTGTCCCCGACGACTGGTTCGTCGACCCGGTTCTGCTCGGCGTGCCAGGCGTGCGACAGGTCGACGACAATCCTCTCGCCTGGCAGACCGACTCGCTCTGCGCGCAGACCGACCCCGAGGCGTTCTTTCCCGAGAAGGGCGGATCGACGCGCGACGCGAAGCGCATCTGCCAGACCTGCGAAGTCAAGTCGCAGTGCCTCGAGTACGCCCTCCAGAACGACGAGCGGTTCGGCATCTGGGGCGGGCTCTCCGAACGTGAACGTCGGAAGCTCCGCAAGCAGGCCGGCTGA